In Paenibacillus sp. FSL M7-0420, a single genomic region encodes these proteins:
- a CDS encoding ABC transporter substrate-binding protein, with translation MMKRTLITSLSLVLALGLTACGNGNGNGGNAVEGKGEGAKAGSGEKTKISYWTGDRHDADFIKEKVAEFNASNKDGIEVELVVKGDDFDTALDLSFQTSDAPDVIRVKENTIQTFYKKGFLAPIDEFLTDEVKTKFPAMPDLNEFDGKRYSLPNFGTTMRLVYNKDLFAKAGIEHPPTTLQELVDTAKKLTAAGKADGAYGFALNFKNPGSAFARSARVVAEMSGYGGFGYDFKTARYDFSGFEPIINAFKQIKDDGSMLPGVESLDIDPLRAQFAEGKIGMYMSYSSEPGVYKNQFPAKIDWAAAPVPTIDGNVKGASGFLGGQWLALSSKSEHKEAAWKFMEFMYGDQVLTDYQEKGFGISMVPSISAAAKTPDVNGIEGFLPNKHDGVWPVYPSVAPEGMKSDDAFFKYMLNGGDLKAIIADLNKRYNAALDSVIANDGVKAEPDAGFDPAALGGKFAK, from the coding sequence CCTGGTCCTGGCACTTGGCCTGACAGCCTGCGGCAACGGCAACGGTAACGGCGGCAACGCAGTTGAAGGCAAGGGAGAAGGGGCGAAGGCTGGTTCGGGAGAAAAAACTAAAATCAGCTATTGGACAGGCGACCGCCACGATGCCGATTTTATAAAGGAGAAGGTAGCCGAGTTCAACGCATCCAATAAGGATGGGATTGAAGTAGAGCTTGTCGTCAAGGGCGATGACTTTGATACCGCGCTCGATCTGTCCTTCCAGACCTCCGATGCGCCGGATGTGATCCGGGTGAAGGAGAATACCATCCAGACCTTTTACAAAAAAGGCTTTCTCGCTCCCATTGACGAGTTCCTCACCGATGAGGTGAAGACGAAATTCCCGGCTATGCCGGATTTGAATGAATTTGACGGCAAGCGTTACAGCCTGCCTAACTTCGGAACGACCATGCGTCTGGTATACAACAAGGATCTGTTCGCCAAAGCAGGCATTGAGCATCCGCCGACCACTCTGCAGGAGCTGGTGGATACAGCCAAGAAACTGACAGCAGCCGGCAAGGCGGATGGTGCTTACGGCTTCGCCCTGAACTTCAAGAACCCCGGCAGTGCGTTCGCACGTTCGGCGCGGGTGGTTGCAGAGATGAGCGGCTATGGCGGCTTCGGGTATGATTTCAAAACGGCCCGCTACGACTTCAGCGGCTTCGAGCCGATCATCAATGCCTTTAAGCAGATCAAGGACGACGGCAGTATGCTGCCGGGTGTAGAATCGCTGGATATTGACCCGCTGCGGGCGCAGTTTGCAGAAGGCAAGATCGGAATGTACATGTCCTACTCCTCGGAGCCGGGCGTCTACAAGAATCAGTTCCCGGCCAAGATTGACTGGGCGGCCGCTCCGGTTCCGACCATCGACGGCAATGTGAAGGGGGCTTCCGGCTTCCTCGGGGGCCAATGGCTGGCGCTCAGCTCGAAATCAGAGCACAAAGAAGCAGCCTGGAAGTTCATGGAGTTCATGTACGGCGATCAGGTGCTGACGGATTATCAGGAAAAAGGCTTCGGCATCTCCATGGTTCCATCCATCAGCGCAGCCGCCAAGACACCGGATGTGAACGGCATTGAAGGCTTCCTGCCGAACAAGCACGATGGAGTGTGGCCGGTCTATCCGTCTGTAGCCCCGGAAGGAATGAAATCGGATGACGCCTTCTTCAAATATATGCTGAACGGCGGCGACCTGAAGGCGATTATCGCTGATCTGAACAAACGCTATAATGCTGCACTGGACAGCGTGATTGCGAATGACGGCGTGAAGGCCGAGCCGGATGCCGGCTTTGATCCCGCCGCGCTGGGCGGCAAGTTCGCCAAGTAG
- a CDS encoding carbohydrate ABC transporter permease produces the protein MNKTKHALFSYSFIFPSALLTVVLGIYPIAWAFRYMFYDYKGFGTARFTGLANFSRILKDTQFWDSVVNTFVYAGGKLLITIPLALLLAAILNRGLRGRQLLRGIFFMPTVISTAVMAVVFFTIFNSYNGILNQFLIRLGLTDSGVDWLGPKYAMLTVILVAAWGAVGNYMLLFLAGLQNIPEDVYEASSLDGAGKIQQFRYVTLPMLGPVMQMVIMLAIITALKGYESIMVLTEGGPVGKTEVMFLYLYKLFFPVGGGSAGVQVQEFGYGSAVAFVSAVIVGMISLIYFYASRRMNQTD, from the coding sequence ATGAACAAAACAAAACATGCCTTATTTTCATATAGCTTTATCTTTCCAAGTGCCTTGCTCACTGTGGTCCTTGGAATTTACCCGATTGCCTGGGCGTTCCGCTATATGTTCTATGATTACAAAGGGTTCGGAACGGCCCGGTTTACCGGTCTGGCTAATTTCAGCCGCATTCTGAAGGACACCCAGTTCTGGGATTCGGTGGTGAACACATTTGTCTATGCAGGCGGCAAGCTGCTGATCACCATTCCGCTGGCCCTGCTGCTGGCAGCGATATTAAACCGGGGGCTGCGGGGCAGACAGCTGCTGCGGGGGATTTTCTTCATGCCGACCGTTATCAGTACAGCCGTAATGGCCGTAGTCTTCTTCACGATTTTCAACTCGTATAACGGAATTCTCAACCAGTTCCTGATCCGCTTGGGCCTCACAGATTCCGGCGTGGACTGGCTGGGGCCGAAATATGCCATGCTCACCGTCATTCTGGTTGCGGCCTGGGGCGCGGTCGGCAATTATATGCTGCTCTTCCTCGCCGGTCTGCAGAATATTCCCGAGGATGTGTATGAGGCCTCTTCCCTGGACGGGGCAGGGAAAATTCAGCAGTTCCGCTATGTCACCCTGCCGATGCTCGGGCCTGTCATGCAGATGGTTATTATGCTGGCGATCATTACAGCTCTGAAGGGTTACGAGAGCATCATGGTTCTGACCGAAGGAGGTCCTGTAGGCAAGACGGAGGTCATGTTCCTGTATTTATACAAATTATTCTTCCCTGTCGGCGGGGGCAGCGCGGGTGTTCAGGTCCAGGAGTTCGGATACGGCAGTGCGGTCGCCTTTGTGTCTGCGGTCATTGTAGGGATGATATCACTCATTTATTTCTACGCATCCAGACGCATGAATCAGACCGATTGA
- a CDS encoding carbohydrate ABC transporter permease, whose amino-acid sequence MRLRTILGKTILWTFLLSFAFITLIPVVITILGSFKTNAELTAGATFLPDSWHFSNYAEAWSQANFSRYTLNSLLVSLAAVVGTLLVSSMAAYVVDRMDFAGKKLYIGLQSFTMFVAVGAVVLRPQFDLMVKLHLHSSLWGVILILISAHASIFFILFSFMKGIPRELDEAALIDGCSPGRTFWRIILPLLGPGLGVGALFTFRGAWNEYLLPLVFTMTKPELQTLTVGLANLKYGISAASQTHYMMAGACLSILPILVAYLFANKSFMQMTAGSLKG is encoded by the coding sequence ATGAGACTAAGAACCATACTGGGCAAAACAATCCTGTGGACTTTTTTGCTGTCATTTGCTTTTATCACCCTGATTCCTGTTGTGATCACTATTCTCGGCTCCTTCAAGACGAATGCCGAGCTGACTGCGGGAGCAACCTTCCTGCCGGATAGCTGGCACTTCTCGAACTATGCCGAAGCCTGGTCGCAGGCGAATTTCTCCAGATATACGCTGAACAGTCTGCTGGTGTCTCTGGCGGCAGTGGTAGGCACGCTGCTGGTCTCCTCCATGGCGGCTTATGTGGTGGACCGGATGGATTTTGCCGGCAAAAAATTGTATATCGGACTGCAGTCCTTCACCATGTTCGTGGCTGTAGGGGCGGTTGTGCTGCGTCCGCAGTTCGATCTGATGGTTAAGCTTCATCTGCATAGCAGCCTGTGGGGGGTTATATTGATTCTGATCTCTGCCCATGCTTCGATCTTCTTCATTCTGTTCAGCTTCATGAAGGGAATTCCCCGCGAGCTGGACGAGGCGGCGCTGATAGACGGCTGCTCCCCCGGCCGGACCTTCTGGCGGATTATTCTGCCGCTGCTCGGACCCGGTCTGGGCGTAGGCGCCCTGTTCACCTTCCGCGGCGCGTGGAATGAATATCTGCTACCGCTCGTGTTCACGATGACGAAGCCGGAGCTGCAGACGCTAACCGTCGGGCTGGCGAACCTGAAATACGGGATTTCGGCCGCTTCCCAGACCCACTATATGATGGCGGGAGCTTGCTTATCCATTCTGCCGATTCTCGTCGCCTACCTGTTTGCGAACAAATCCTTCATGCAGATGACGGCCGGTTCCCTGAAGGGGTAA